CACCCTGATGGAGCCCACCGCGGGCACGGTCGAGGTGGACGGGATGGACCTCGCCCGCAACCGAGGCGCCGTCCGCGCGATGACGGGCTACCTCCCGCAGGACTTCCGTTTCTTCCCGAAGATCCGCACGTGGGAGTTCCTCGACTACATCGCCGCCCTCGCCGGGTTGCGCGACGGGCGGAAGCGGCGCGAGGCCGTCGACGGGATGCTCCACCAGGTGGGGCTCTGGGAGGCGCGCGACCGTTTCGCCTCGAAGCTCTCCGGCGGGATGAAGCGGCGCCTCGGCATCGCCCAGGCCCTGATCGGCGAGCCGCGAATCGTCGTCGTCGACGAGCCGACGACCGGGCTCGATCCCGAGGAGCGCATCCGGTTCCGCAACCTTCTCTCCGGGCTGAGCGGCAAGGATATCGTCATCGTCCTCTCGACGCACATCGTCGGCGACATCTCGAGCACCTGCCGCGACATGGCTCTCCTCGACAGGGGGCGCGTCGTCTACAACGGCCCCCCCGACGGACTCGTCGAGAAGGCGAAGGGGCACGCCTGGCGCGTGACGGCCATCGACAGCGAGCTCGAGGCGCTCAAGGAGCGCTACCCGGTGATCTCGACCGTCCCGGCCGCGGGGGGCTGGGAGGTCGACATCGTCGCGGAGAATCCTCCCGAGGGGGCGCCCGCCGAGCCGGTCGATCCGGACCTCGAGCACGCGTACGTCTATTTCATGGAATTCCTGACGCCGCAGTGAGCCGGGCCGGCTCCGGGGCGGGAACGAAAACGGGAGGCTTCACGTGTATACCCTCCTCACCGTGGCGAAGGCCGAGATCAGGCTTCTCCTCAGGAGCTGGTTCTTCCGGATCCTCTCCCTCGCCGCCCTCGCGATCCTGGCCTTCATGAGCCTCGGGCTCTTCACCGGGTTCTGGGGGCAGCCGTGGGTCTTCCGCGGTCTCGGCACCACGATCCCCCTCATCAATATCCTCTACCTCAACGTGGTGCAGGCGATCGTGGCGGTCTTCCTCTCGGCCGACTTCCTGAAACGCGACCGCAAGCTCGACACCACCGAGGTCGTCTACATGCGGTCGATGCCGAACGTCACCTACGTCGCCGGCAAGACCCTCGGGATCCTCGTGGTCTTCGCCCTGCTCGATCTCGTCGTCCTCGTCATGTCGGCCGTCTTCAACATCGCCTTCTCCGGCGGGCCCTTCGTGGCCTCCGCGTACATCGTCTACCCGCTCCTCGTGGCCCTTCCGACGATCGTCTTCACGCTGGGCTTCTCCTTTCTCCTCATGACGGTCGTCCGGAACCAGCCGGTCACATTCGTTCTCCTGCTCGGCGTGATCGGGATCTCCCTCTTCTGGCTCGGTCCCAAGCAGCACGGCCTCTTCGACCTGCTCGGCTTGCACCTGCCCCTCGTCAGGTCGGGGATCGCCGGCTTCGCCGATCCCTTCGGACTCGTCCTGCAGCGGGGCGTCTTCCTGCTGCTCGGCCTCGCCGGGATCGCGGCCACCTCCCTCAGGCTCCGCCGGCTCTCCCAGTCGCGCGCGGCGACGGTCGCATCGGGCGTCCTCGCGCTTTTCTTCCTCGCCGCGGCGGTCGCCGCCGCCGGGATGCACGACGCGCGGTTCCGCCGGGCCGCCGCGGCCCGCGAGGCGATGCGCGCCTTGACGGCGGAGCTCGCCGGCGAACCCGCGCCCGCAGTCGAGCGGTGCGATCTCTCCCTCGTCCACGAGGGGAACCGGATCGACTGCGAGGCGGCGATCCTGCTCGCCAACGACGGCGACCGGCCGATCGAGCGCTATCTCTTCACGCTCAACCCGGGGCTCGAGGTGCGCGGGGTCGAACGGGGCGGCCGCGAGGCGGCCTTCACGCGCGACCGTCACGTCCTCTCGGTGACGCCGCCGGCGGCCCTGCCGCCAGGCGCGCGCGACTCCCTCGTCGTCCAATACGGGGGCGCGATCGACGACGGCGCCTGCTATCTCGACACGGGCGAGGAGGGGCGGGAGCCCTGGTTCCGGATCGCGATGTTCGTCATCGGCGAGCGCCACGCCTGGGTGACCCCCTCCTGGGTGCTGTTGACCCCCGAGGCGGGGTGGTATCCGCGCGCGGGGATGCCGTACGATCCGGCGCGGCCCGAGACGAGGATGGCCGGCTTCGCCCGCTACCGCCTCGACGTGACGACGAGGCCCGAACTCCTTTCCGTCTCGCAGGGCGCGAGGGAAAAGCGCGGGGAGGGGCGCTGGCTCTTCGAGCCGGAACGTCCGCTCGACGGCCTCACCCTCGCGATCGGCCGGTTCGAGGAGCGGGCGATCGAGGTCGATTCCCTCCGGTACGCCCTCTGCATCCGGGAGGGGAACGACTGGTTCGACGAGTACATGGACGCCGTCGGCGACACCCTGCCCGAGCTCGTCCGGGAGGTCCGGGCCGATTACGAGCGGCTCCTCGGCCTCTCCTATCCCGACCGGCGGTACACGATCGTCGAGGTCCCCGTCACCTTCGTCGCCCGCGAGCGGCTCTGGTCGATGCAGCGCGAGACGATCCAGCCGGAGATCGTTTTGTTGCCCGAGCGGGGCCTCCTCGTGCAGGAGGCGGATTTCAACATGTTCAAGCGGCAGATGGGCCGCAGGCGCCGCGGACCGGCCGAGGAGCTGACCCCCGCCGAGGAGCAGAGCCGGCAGTTCACGCGGTTCGCCGGGCGGGTGCTCGCCGGGGAGCTGAGCGAGCGGGGCTTCATGAACGATCTGTACCAGAACAACCGCATCTTCAACGCCTTCCCGATGTACTACACGCACGTCACACACGTCGGCTCCGGGCGGTGGCCCGTTCTCGACGTGGCGCTCGAATCGTGGATCGCCGGGCGGATCGAGGGGGAGGCGAGCCCGTTCACGAGCTTCTTCGGCGGGTTGAGCAGCGAGGAGGAGACCAACCTCGAACTCGCGAAGACGAGCCTCGCTGATCTCGTGGCCGATCCGGAAAAGCGCGCGGCAGCCCCGGACGCCCTTCGGGCGAAGGGGCGCCAGCTCTTTCTCCTTCTCCAGCGGCACGCCGGCGAGGAGGCCTTCGCCGCCCTCGTCGACGAAGCGATCGAGGCGGGGCGGTTCGGCGGCATCGATGCCGACCTGCTGTCCGACGAGATGGAAGGCCGCTTCGGCATCGATCTCGCCGCGACGATCGATCGGTGGTACGGGGGGCGCGACCTCCCCGGCTTCATCCTCGCGGGCGTCCGCTCCTATACCGTCGTCGACGAGAACGACCGGACGCGCTACGAGGTGCGTTTCGTCGTCGGCAACGACGAGCCGGCGGACGGCGCGGTCGTCGTGACCTTCACCGCGCGCGGACGGGGGCGGGGCTTCTTCGGCCCGCCGGGAGGCGGCGACGAGGAGAGTGTCGAACGGACGATCTTCCTCGAGGGGGGACAGGCCCGGGAGGTGGGGTTCGTCCTCGATTTCCAGCCGCGGCGGATGACCGTCAACACCCTCGTCTCGAAGAATCTTCCCGCGGCGATGATCCGCAACTTCGACGATTTCGAGGAGGGATCGGGCGGGATCTTCGACGGCGAGCGTGTCCTCGACGCCATGCCGGCGCTCGCCGAGCCCGGCGAGATCGTCGTCGACGACCTCGATCCGGGATTCTCGATCACCGGCGAGCGGAGCGCCGGGCTGCTCCGGCGGCTTTTGCGCCGCGGGCGCGGCGAGGAGGAGAACGAGTACGAAGGGATCGGCTTCGGCGCGCCGGAGGTCTGGAAGAAGGGGATCAACACCACCTTCTACGGCAGGCACGTCCTCTCCGCCCATTTCGTCCGGGCGGGGGACGGGAGCAACCGCGCCTCCTGGACGGGGACGATCGAGAAGAGCGGCGTCCACGGCGTCTGGGCCTGGGTCGGCTCGGTGGAGTCGCCCTTCGGCAGGGGCCGCCGCGCCAACCGGACCCAGGCGGGGAGCTACAGCTATCTCGTGCACCACGACGACGGCATCGACGAGGTGTCCCTCGACGCGCAGAAGGCCGAGGAGGGCTGGAATTTCCTCGGCTCCTGGTACCTCTCGGCCGGCGAGGCCCGCGTCGAGCTGACCGACGAGACGGACGGCGGGCGCGTCTTCGCCGACGCCGTGAAATGGGTGAGGCAGTGACGCCCGGCGCCCGCGTCGCCCGGCGGACACGAGACGGATGCGAGGAGACATGAGACCGAACAGGCACACGATACGCCGCCGGCGGCGAGCCGCCGCGCTTCTTGCGATCGCGATCGCCGTCGCCGCCGCGCCGGGGGCGCGAGGGGCGGAGCAAATCGACCTCGCGCGGGCGCTCGAGATCGCCATGTCGAACAGTCCGACGATCAGGAGGCAGCAGAACGCCCTCGAGCGGAGCCAGGAGAATCTCAACCGGCAGCGTGCGCGCCTGCGCACGAGCTTCTCGCTCTCGGTGACGCCGATCGACTACAGCGAGCGGACGAACTTCAACGAGCTCTTCTCGACCTTCTACGATACGCGGACGACAACGTCGTCGGGGACCTTCACGATCAGCCAGCCGATCAAGCTCACCGACGGCACCCTCTACCTCGCCGACAACCTCAGCTACCGCGATTCCTACAGCGGATTCACCGACGAGACGGACATCTCGTACAGCAACAGCCTCAGCCTCAACTACCGCCAGCCCCTCTTCACCTACAACGCGACGAGGATGGATACGAGGCGGCTCGAGCTCGCCCTCGAGAACACCGAGCTCTCCTACGCGATCGCGGTGCTCCAGCTCGAGTCGAACGTGATGAACGATTTCTACGGGGTCTACAAGGCGGGCGAGGAGCTGGCGATCCAGGAGGAGCAGCTTGCCGCCAAGGAGGAGAGCTACGGGATCGCCCGGCAGAAGGCGGACGCGGGCCTGATGGCCCTCGAGGCCCTCTACCAGGAGGAGGTGGGGCTCGCCCAGACCCGCTCGAGCATCGAGACGAGCCGGGTCACCTATCAGTCGCGCCTCGACGGCTTCAAGAGGCTGATCGGCCTCCCCATCGACGAGGAGATCGAGATCGCCGCCGATATCGGGTACGAGCCGGTCTCCGTCGATTACGAGCAGGCCCTCTCGTACGGGCTCTCCCATCGCATGGAGCTGCGCCAGCGGGCGATCGCCCTCCAAAGCGCGATGGACGACGTCGTCCAGGCGGGCGCGGACAACGAGTTCGAGGGCGCGCTCGAGCTCTCCTACGGCACCTTCGGAACGAGCGGCAAGCTGGCCGACGTCTACGACGAGCCGGAGAAAGACCGGGGCTTCGCGATCACCTTCGAGATCCCGATCTGGGACTGGGGGGCGAAGAAATCGGGGATCCGCGCCGCGGAGACGAGCCTGCGCGACGCCGAGATCGATCTCGAGGAGCTCAAGACGGACATCGTCATCGACATCCGCTCCGCCTGGCGCAACGTCGAGGCGGCGGCCCGCCAGATCGAGCTGAAGAAGATCGAGGTGCGCAACGCCCGGTTCACCTACGATATCGCCCTCGAGAACTACCGGAACGGCGACATATCGAGCTATGACCTCAGCCAGCAGCAGACGCAGTTCACGCAGGCGCGTCTCGACGAGACGCAGGCGCTCATCGACTACCGCCTCGCCCTGCTCGAGATGAAGATCACGTCCCTTTGGGATTTCGAGAAGGAACGCCCCGCCGTCGACGCGCGGGCGCTGCGTTGAATCTCCGCGAAGAGAGGATGAGATGACCCACAAAACCAGGACGTTGCACGTGGCGGGGCTTCTCGCGGTCGCCGCGGCCCTTTTTCTCGCCTCCTGCGGCGGATCGGGGGATGAGGAGGCGACCGAGATCGCCGTATCCGTTTCCGTCGAGGAGATACGCCCCGGCTCGATAGAGACCTTCATCGAGGCGACCGGGACGGCGGCCGCGATCGGCGAGGCGCAGCTCCTCTCCGAGAAGGCGGGCAACTACCGGCTGCTGAAGAACCCGGTTACCGGCCGGGCATGGGCGCCGGGGGACCGCGTGGAGGCGGGGGCGGCCCTCGTCCGGCTCGAGAATCCCGAGGAGGAGAACTCGATCGCGATCGACGCGAGGAAACTCGCGTTCGAGAACGCCGAGCGCGAGCTCGAGAAGCAGCGCTCCCTCTACGAGAAGGGGGGCGTGACCCTCACCGAGCTCAACCAGGCGGAGGAGAACTGGCTCAACGCGAAGTACGCGTACGGGAACGCGCGGATCAATCTCGCCAAGCTCACCGTCACCTCGCCGATCGCCGGCGTGCTCACCTCCCTTCCGTACCGCACGCCCGGCGTGCGGGTCGACGCGGGGACGGAGATCGCGTCGGTCATGGACTTCCGGCGGCTCGTCCTCGATGTCGCCCTGCCCGGGAAGGACCTGGATCGCGTGAAACGCGGGCTCGACGTTCGCGTGACGAGCTACGCCGTATCGGGGGACACGCTCGCCGGCACGGTCGAACGGGTGGGGCCGGCGATCGATCCGGCGACGAGGACCTTTGCCACGTCGATCGTCGTCGAGAACCCCGATCTCCGCTTCCGCCCGGGGATGTTCGTCCGGGCCGAGGTCGTCACGGCCCGCCGGGACAGCACGATCGTCATTCCGAAAAACATCATCCTCTCCCAGCGGGAAGGCAAGGTCGTCTACATCGTCGAGAAGGGGGCGGCGCGGAGACGCCGCCTCACGACGGGCCTCGAGAATCCCACCCACGTCGAGGTCGTCGACGGGCTCGCCGAGAACGAGCGGGTCGTCGTCAAGGGATTCGAGACGCTCCGCAACGGCGCCAAGGTGAAGATCGTCCGGTAACCGGCCGGCGAGGGAAAGAACCCTGATGAAAAGCATCGCGACATTCTCCGTGCGGCACCCGGTGGCGGTCGTCATGATCGCCCTCGGCATCCTTTTGCTCGGCTACATCTCCTTCACCCGTCTCGGGATCGACCTCTTTCCCGCCCTCGATTCCCCGCGGCTCTTCGTCGAGCTCGAGACGGCCGAGATGCCGCCGGGGGAGGTCGAGGAGCGCTTCGTCGAGGGGCTCGAGGCGGCGGCCTCCCAGCAGGCCGACGTCGTCCGGGTCACCTCGGTCACCCGCGTCGGCGCCTCGCGCGTCACCGTCGAGTACTCGTGGAGCGCCGACATGGACGAGGCGTTCCTCAACCTCCAGAAGGCGGTCACGCAGGTGTCGCGCATGGAGGACGTCGAGGAGCTCGTCATCACCCAGCACGATCCGAACGCCGAGCCGGTCGTCACCCTCGCCCTGCTGCACCCCGAGATCGACGACATGGACGTCCTTCGCCGCGCGGCCGAGTCGCACGTGCGCAGCGAGCTCGTCCGCATCGAGGGGATCGCCGAGGTGGAGATCTCCGGCGACGAGGAGAGGGAGGTCGTCGTCGAGACCGATCCCTACCTCCTCGAGGCGTACGGACTGACGACGTCGGCGATCGCGAGCCGCATCGAGGCGATGAACGCCGACGCGACGGGGGGCTCGATCGTCGAGCTGGGGCGCGAGTACGTGATCAGGGGCATGGGGACCTTCGAATCGATCGAGGACATCGAAAACGCCGTCGTGACCTACGTTTCGCCGGAGGCGGCCGCGGGAGGCGGCGCCCCGGCGGGGAATGCCGCGGCGGGGTCGACAGGCCGGGTGCCCGTCTACCTCGAGGACGTCGCACGGGTGAGTTTGCGCAACCGCGACCCGGAGAGCATCGTCCGCGTCGACGGCAGGCGCTGCGTGGGGCTCGACGTCTACAAGGAGACGCGGTTCAACACGGTGCAGGCGGCGCGGGCCGTGATCGGGGAGCTCGACGGCCTCCGCGCGGGCCTCCCCGGCTACGAGCTCGTCGTCGTCCGCGACCAGGGGGCCTACATCACGGGGGCGATCGACGAGGTCAAGCAGGCCCTCCTCTTCGGGATCCTTCTCGCCGTGGCCGTCCTCTACGTCTTCCTCCGCCGCATCGGCACCACGGCGATCGTCTGCGTGGCGATACCGATATCGATCGTGGCCACCTTCAATCTCATGTACTTCACGGGCCTCACCCTCAACATCATGACGCTCGGCGGTCTCGCCCTCGGGGCGGGCATGCTCGTGGACAACGCGATCGTCGTCGTCGAGAACATCCTGCGCCGGCGGGAGGAAGGGAAGGGGGCCGGCGAGGCGGCGATCGAGGGGACGAGCCAGGTGGCCGGGGCCATCACCGCCTCGACGATCACGACGATCGTCGTCTTCCTGCCGATCGTCTACCTGCACGGCGCGGCAGGCGCCCTCTTCCGCGAGCAGGCGTGGACGGTCGCCTTCGCCCTCGTCTCCTCCCTCGTCGTGGCGGTCCTCATCATCCCGATGCTCGCCGGCCGTTTTCTCCGGGGCGGCCCGGCGGCGGCGCCGCGATCGATCCGCTTCGGCGGCTACGGGCGCCTGCTCGGCGCGCTCCTCGACAGGCGCCGTCTCGTCATCGGCCTCGCGGCGCTCCTCGTGGCCGGCGCGGCGGCGCTGCTGCCTTTCGTCGGGAGCGAGTTCATCCCCGGCTCCGGGACGGGCGAGTACACCCTCGAGCTCACGCTTCCCGAGGGAACGACCCTCGCGCGGACGGCCGCGGCGGTCGAGACGGTCGAGGAAATGATCCGCGAGCGGTTCGGCGACGAGGTGACCTCGATCTACAGCCGGGTCGGTCCCGGAACGGGGATGATCCGCACCGAGACGTCGGTCTTCGAGGACGAGAACACCGCGGTGATCCGGATCGTTACGGCCGCCGGCGGCGAGGCGGCGAGCGGGATGACCGCGGCGATCGACGCGATGATCGGGGACATCCCCGAGGTGGATGGGCGGTTCGTCCAGGACCGCTCGGCCCTCCAGACGACGCTCGGCACGGAGTCCTCGCCCGTCGTCGTCGAGGTGCGGGGGCCCGATCTCGACGTTCTCGCCGATCTCGCCCGGTCGATCAAGGAGATCCTCGCGGCGATCCCCGGGCTCGCCAATGTCGCGACGAGCTTCGAGGAAGGGCGGCCCGAGGTGCGCGTGGCCGTCGACCGCCGCCGCGCGGGGCACTTCGACGTCGACGTGGGCTCGATCGCCTCGCAGCTGCGCAACCGCCTCGACGGCACCGACGCCGGCGAGTGGGAGAGCGGGGGCGAGGAGACGCCCATCGTCCTCCGCCAGCCCGACGTGGGGATCGACGGTCTCGGCGACATCGTCCTCGAGGGGGCGGGCGGCGGGGAGGTGCGCCTCGTCGAGGTCGCCGACATCGGTCTCGGGCAGGCGCCGCGCGAGATACGCAGGCGCGACCAGGAGCGCGTCGGGCGGGTCACGGCCGACCGGTCCGACGACCGCGCCTTCGACCGTCTCGTGGCGGGGGTGCGCGAGCGCATCGCCGCGGACGTCGACCTGCCGCCGGGATACCGCCTCGAGATCACCGGCGAGGAGCTGCTGCGGCAGGAGAGCTTCCGGTCGCTCCGCTTCGCCCTCGTCCTCTCGGTCGTCCTCGTCTACATGGTCCTCGCAGCCCAGTTCGAATCGCTCCGCCACCCCTTCACGATCCTGCTGACGATCCCGCTCGCCGGCGTCGGGGCCGTCTTCGCCTTCCTCCTCCTCGGGCGGACGCTGGACGTGATGGCCTACATCGGGATCATCATGCTCGCGGGGATCGCCGTGAACGACTCGATCATCCTCGTCGACGCGATCGGCGGACTCCGGCGCGGCGGGATGTCGATACGGGACGCGATCGTCGAGGCGGGGGTCCGGCGGATCAGGCCGATCGTCATGACGAGCGTGACGACGATCCTCGCCCTCCTCCCCCTCACGCTGGGATTCGGGGAGGGCGCCTCGCTGCGCGCCCCGATGGCGGTGGCAGTCATCGGGGGGCTCGTCACCTCGACCCTCCTGACCCTCGCCGTGATCCCCTGCGTCTACCACGTCATCGACGGCCTCGGAAGGGGTGAATAGACCGGCCGCGCCCGCGGCGCGCCGCCAGCCGATGAGCATCATCGAGGGCGCCATCCGGCGCAGGACACTCGTCGCCATGATCTTCACCGGGGCGGTTCTCCTCGGCGTCGTCTCGTGGCGGCAGCTCCCCGTCGAACTCATCCCGAGCATGGAACTGCCGATGCTCGTCGTGAGCGTCTCGAGCCGCGCCTCCGCCGACCCCGAGACGATCGAGCGCCAGGCCGTGCTCGCCGTCGAGGGGGCGATCGGCACCCTCGAGGGGATCGAGAGCATCGAGACGCGCATCCGGCAGCGGAGCGCCGGGATCATGATCTCCTACCTCCAGGGCACGGACATGAAGTACGCCTACCTCCGGCTCGAGGAGAAGGTGAACCTCGTCCGCGCCTCCCTGCCGGACGGCTACGACGTCGCCGTTTCCGCGCCGCTGGACTTCTCGATGGCCGACGAGCAGCTCATGACCCTCCAGGCGCTCGGCGAGGGGGGCGTCGACCGGGTGCGCAGCGTCGTCGAGCAGCGGGTCGTCTCCCGGATCGAGGGGGTCGACGGCGTGGCCGCGGTCGGCGTGGCCGGGGGGAGCGAGGAGGCGGTCGAGATCCTCCTCGACGAGACGGCCTGTCTCGCGGTCGGCGTGACCGCCGCCGACGTCGCCGCGATCGTCAACGGCGGCGGCCCGAGCGACGCATTCGTCGGGCTCGCCGTCGACGGGGCCGAGCGGTGGTTCGTGACGGTCTCCTCGTCGTACGAAGACGTCCGCGACATCGAGGATCTCGTCGTCCGCGGCGAGGGGGACGTCCGCCTCGGGGACATCGCGGAGATCAGGCTCGGGGCGAAGGAGGAGACGAGCATCAGCCGGGTGAACGGCAAGGACGCCGTCACGATCACCGTCACCCGCGAGAGCCAGGTCAACATCATCGACCTGTCCGGGCGCGTCCAGAAGACGATCGGCGAGATCAACCGCGATCTCGCCTCCCTCGGCGTCGAGCTCGCCGTCGAGACGGACGCGGCCGAGGCGATGCGGGAGAACGTCGATCTCGTCGTCCAGCTCGCCGTCGTCGGGGGGCTCTTCGCCGTCCTCGTCCTCTGGATGTTCCTCGGCAACGTCCGGCTCGTCGCCACGATCGCGCTGGCGATCCCCGTGTCCATCCTCGCGGCCTTCAACTTCTTCTACGCCGCCGACATCTCGATCAACCTCTTCACCCTCGTCGGGCTCGCGCTCGTCGTGGGAATGCTGCTCGACAACAGCATCGTCGTCCTCGAGAACATCTACCGGCACCTCTCGTTCAACCGCGGCGACGTGACGGCCGCCGTTGCCGGGGGCACCGGCGAGGTCTGGCGGTCGATCCTCGCCGCCACGCTCACGACCGTCACCGTCTTTCTCACCTTCGTCTTCTCGGAGAGGATGGAGATCCGCCTGCTCGGCACCCACCTCTCCGTCTCGGTCGTCTCCACCCTCCTCGTCTCCCTCGTCGTGGCCCTGCTCCTCGTGCCCGTCGTGACCCACGGCTTCCTCTCGCGCCGCGGCGGCGTCGACCACGCCCGTTTCCGCATCGTCACCAGGCGGAACCGGCTGATGCAGGCCTACACGACGCTCCTCAAGACGGCGCTGCGCCACCCGGCGCGGACGATCGTTCTCGCCGTCGTCGCCTTCTTCTTCTCGCTCGCCCTCGCCATCGGCATGACGGCGGCTTCGGCCCCGGAAGAGGAGCCGAACCAGATCGACGTCTACGTGACGATGCCGGAGGGGACGACGCTCGAGGCCACCGACGCGGCCATCGCCGACGTCGAGCAACGCCTCTCCGATCTCCCCGAGCGGGAACAGCTCCTCACGCGCGTCGAGGCGGGGAGCGCGATGCTGCAGATCGACCTGAAGGAAGGCTACTGGGAGGAGCGGCGCTACACCTACGCGGCCGTCAAGGAGGACGTCAAGAGCCGCACGGACGAGCTGCGGGGCGGCGATGTCTCTATCGGCGAGAATCCCTCGGCCACGGGCTATCACGTGGTCGGCGGGGGAGGCGGCGGCGCGGGGGGCGCCGGGGGTCTTTTGGGCGGAGCGGCGACAACGGAGGAGATCCACGTGGAGGGGGACGATTTCGGCGTGCTGATGAACGTCGCCGAGGATCTCGTCTCCTACCTCGAGGACCTCTCGACCGTCTCGTCTGCCTCGCACGACGCGAGCGAGAACAGCCCCGAGCTGCACCTCTTCTTCGACGACGCCGTCGCCGGCGACCGGAACGTGGCCCTCTCCGGGATCAGGCGGGAGCTCGCGGCCTTCACCGACGAGTACGGCGCCTCGGCCGTCCTCCATCGCGCGGGGGAGCGCATACCGATCGTCATCCGCACGGACGAGGTGGCGGCCGAGGGGGGCTCGGCGGGCAAGACGATCGACGAACTCCGCAGTCTTTCCGTGGCGACCTCGGACGGCGGCACGGTGGAGCTCGGACAGATCGCCCGCTTCGTCTACGCCTTCGGCACGCCGCGGATCAACCGCTTCAACCAGGAGAAGCGCGTCACCGTGCGCTACGACTTCGCCTCGGAGGTCATGCAGTCCCGATCACTCCTCGGCGCGGCTCGCGGCGAGGTGGACGAACTCGTCGCGGGGCTCCGCCTCCCCGACGGCGTCGCCCTCGACATCGTCCACGGCGATCCCGAGTACCGCGAGTTCCTCTTCCTGATTTTCGTCGCCTTCATCCTGATCTACATGATCCTCGCCGCCGTCTTCGAGTCGCTCACCGCCCCGCTCGTCATCCTCTTCACGATCCCCCTCGCCGGCGTCGGGGCCTTCGTCCTGCTCATCCTCACCGGAACCCCCCTCGTCTCGATGTACACGATGACCGGGCTCCTCATCCTCCTCGGCGTCGTCGTCAACAACGGGATCATCCTCATCGACTATACGCGGATACTGCGCGGGCGGGGATACCGCCGCGCCCGCGCGCTCATGACGGCGGGGCAGGCGCGCCTCCGGCCGATCATGATCACGGCGGTGACGACGATCGTCGGCATGATCCCCCTCGCGATGGGGAAGATCGAGCAGGCGACGATCCTCGGCGCTCCCTTCGCGATCACGATCATCGGCGGGCTCGCCTTCGGGACGGTCTTCACGCTCGTCCTCATACCGGTCGCCTACTCGGGGCTCGAGAACACGCTCGAGTGGATGCATCGCCGGGACCGGCGGCTCGTTCTGCTGCAGGCCGTCCTCTTCGCCGGCGGCGTCTGGCTCGCCTGGGCGCGGATCGACTCGCTCCTCTGGCGGATCGCCGCGATCTTCTCCCTGCTCTTCCTCGTGCCGGGATGCACCTGGTTCGTTCTGGCGAGCCTGCGACGGGCGCGGGCCGAGCTCGTTCCCGCGGAAGACGAGGTGGTCGTCAGCG
This genomic window from Candidatus Krumholzibacteriota bacterium contains:
- a CDS encoding ABC transporter ATP-binding protein, which gives rise to MDIRIRDLEMVYKGGTRALADVDLAISNGMFGLLGPNGAGKTTLMRILVTLMEPTAGTVEVDGMDLARNRGAVRAMTGYLPQDFRFFPKIRTWEFLDYIAALAGLRDGRKRREAVDGMLHQVGLWEARDRFASKLSGGMKRRLGIAQALIGEPRIVVVDEPTTGLDPEERIRFRNLLSGLSGKDIVIVLSTHIVGDISSTCRDMALLDRGRVVYNGPPDGLVEKAKGHAWRVTAIDSELEALKERYPVISTVPAAGGWEVDIVAENPPEGAPAEPVDPDLEHAYVYFMEFLTPQ
- a CDS encoding TolC family protein → MRPNRHTIRRRRRAAALLAIAIAVAAAPGARGAEQIDLARALEIAMSNSPTIRRQQNALERSQENLNRQRARLRTSFSLSVTPIDYSERTNFNELFSTFYDTRTTTSSGTFTISQPIKLTDGTLYLADNLSYRDSYSGFTDETDISYSNSLSLNYRQPLFTYNATRMDTRRLELALENTELSYAIAVLQLESNVMNDFYGVYKAGEELAIQEEQLAAKEESYGIARQKADAGLMALEALYQEEVGLAQTRSSIETSRVTYQSRLDGFKRLIGLPIDEEIEIAADIGYEPVSVDYEQALSYGLSHRMELRQRAIALQSAMDDVVQAGADNEFEGALELSYGTFGTSGKLADVYDEPEKDRGFAITFEIPIWDWGAKKSGIRAAETSLRDAEIDLEELKTDIVIDIRSAWRNVEAAARQIELKKIEVRNARFTYDIALENYRNGDISSYDLSQQQTQFTQARLDETQALIDYRLALLEMKITSLWDFEKERPAVDARALR
- a CDS encoding efflux RND transporter periplasmic adaptor subunit codes for the protein MTHKTRTLHVAGLLAVAAALFLASCGGSGDEEATEIAVSVSVEEIRPGSIETFIEATGTAAAIGEAQLLSEKAGNYRLLKNPVTGRAWAPGDRVEAGAALVRLENPEEENSIAIDARKLAFENAERELEKQRSLYEKGGVTLTELNQAEENWLNAKYAYGNARINLAKLTVTSPIAGVLTSLPYRTPGVRVDAGTEIASVMDFRRLVLDVALPGKDLDRVKRGLDVRVTSYAVSGDTLAGTVERVGPAIDPATRTFATSIVVENPDLRFRPGMFVRAEVVTARRDSTIVIPKNIILSQREGKVVYIVEKGAARRRRLTTGLENPTHVEVVDGLAENERVVVKGFETLRNGAKVKIVR
- a CDS encoding efflux RND transporter permease subunit, whose amino-acid sequence is MKSIATFSVRHPVAVVMIALGILLLGYISFTRLGIDLFPALDSPRLFVELETAEMPPGEVEERFVEGLEAAASQQADVVRVTSVTRVGASRVTVEYSWSADMDEAFLNLQKAVTQVSRMEDVEELVITQHDPNAEPVVTLALLHPEIDDMDVLRRAAESHVRSELVRIEGIAEVEISGDEEREVVVETDPYLLEAYGLTTSAIASRIEAMNADATGGSIVELGREYVIRGMGTFESIEDIENAVVTYVSPEAAAGGGAPAGNAAAGSTGRVPVYLEDVARVSLRNRDPESIVRVDGRRCVGLDVYKETRFNTVQAARAVIGELDGLRAGLPGYELVVVRDQGAYITGAIDEVKQALLFGILLAVAVLYVFLRRIGTTAIVCVAIPISIVATFNLMYFTGLTLNIMTLGGLALGAGMLVDNAIVVVENILRRREEGKGAGEAAIEGTSQVAGAITASTITTIVVFLPIVYLHGAAGALFREQAWTVAFALVSSLVVAVLIIPMLAGRFLRGGPAAAPRSIRFGGYGRLLGALLDRRRLVIGLAALLVAGAAALLPFVGSEFIPGSGTGEYTLELTLPEGTTLARTAAAVETVEEMIRERFGDEVTSIYSRVGPGTGMIRTETSVFEDENTAVIRIVTAAGGEAASGMTAAIDAMIGDIPEVDGRFVQDRSALQTTLGTESSPVVVEVRGPDLDVLADLARSIKEILAAIPGLANVATSFEEGRPEVRVAVDRRRAGHFDVDVGSIASQLRNRLDGTDAGEWESGGEETPIVLRQPDVGIDGLGDIVLEGAGGGEVRLVEVADIGLGQAPREIRRRDQERVGRVTADRSDDRAFDRLVAGVRERIAADVDLPPGYRLEITGEELLRQESFRSLRFALVLSVVLVYMVLAAQFESLRHPFTILLTIPLAGVGAVFAFLLLGRTLDVMAYIGIIMLAGIAVNDSIILVDAIGGLRRGGMSIRDAIVEAGVRRIRPIVMTSVTTILALLPLTLGFGEGASLRAPMAVAVIGGLVTSTLLTLAVIPCVYHVIDGLGRGE